A single region of the Sorghum bicolor cultivar BTx623 chromosome 7, Sorghum_bicolor_NCBIv3, whole genome shotgun sequence genome encodes:
- the LOC8060585 gene encoding chitin elicitor receptor kinase 1 — MAPPRVLMRLLLLAAAASAAAAAGGGCDLALGSYLISRNENLTYIASLFGISDYKTLAPYNPGNTNLDFIAAGKSVNVYFRCDSLALPRAPFSTYLAASLPYKVASGDTYTSVAGHFNNLTTSDWLAETNTYPSTNIPDTGTVNVTVNCSCGDPNISPDYGLFLTYPLDGQTLTAVAANYSFNSQSQLDLLRKYNPGMDTATSGLVFIPVKDPNGSYRPLKSPGNGVSVGAIVGGVLGGVAVLVLVVLLYTMFYRRRKANKAALLPSSEYSTQLATTSMDKSALSTNQADSASGVPGITVDKSVEFSYEELFNATEGFSMSNKIGQGGFGAVYYAELRGEKAAIKKMDMQASHEFLAELKVLTHVHHLNLVRLIGFCTESSLFLVYEFIENGNLSQHLRGTGYEPLSWAARVQIALDSARGLEYIHEHTVPVYIHRDIKSANILIDKNYRAKVADFGLTKLTQVGNTSLPTRGIVGTFGYMPPEYARYGDVSPKVDVYAFGVVLYELISAKDAIVRSTESSSDSKGLVYLFEEALNTPDPKEGLQRLIDPALGEDYPMDSILKMTVLARACTQEDPKARPTMRSIVVALMTLSSTSEFWDMNAIQENQGLVNLMSGR, encoded by the exons ATGGCGCCGCCACGCGTCCTCatgcggctcctcctcctcgcagcggcggcgtcggccgcggcggcggcggggggcgGCTGCGACCTCGCGCTCGGCTCCTACCTCATCTCCCGGAACGAGAACCTCACCTACATCGCGAGCCTCTTCGGCATCAGCGACTACAAGACGCTGGCGCCCTACAACCCCGGCAACACCAACCTGGACTTCATCGCCGCCGGCAAAAGCGTCAACGTCTACTTCCGCTGCGACAGCCTCGCGCTCCCGAGGGCGCCCTTCTCCACCTACCTCGCCGCTTCCCTCCCCTACAAGGTCGCCAGCGGCGACACCTACACCAGCGTCGCCGGCCATTTCAACAACCTCACCACGTCCGACTGGCTCGCCGAGACCAACACGTACCCCTCCACCAACATCCCCGACACCGGCACCGTCAACGTCACCGTCAACTGCTCCTGCGGGGACCCGAATATCTCGCCGGACTACGGGCTGTTCCTCACCTACCCGCTCGATGGCCAGACCCtcaccgccgtcgccgccaaCTACAGCTTCAACTCGCAGTCGCAGCTGGACCTGCTCCGCAAGTATAACCCCGGCATGGACACCGCTACAAGTGGGCTCGTTTTCATCCCCGTCAAAG ATCCCAATGGAAGTTACCGTCCTTTAAAATCACCAGG AAATGGAGTTTCTGTAGGAGCTATAGTAGGAGGAGTTCTTGGTGGTGTTGCTGTTCTGGTCCTGGTTGTCTTGTTATATACCATGTTCTATAGGCGAAGAAAGGCAAACAAGGCTGCCTTACTACCATCTTCTGAATACTCTACCCAACTTG CTACTACATCCATGGATAAATCTGCACTGTCAACCAATCAAGCTGATAGTGCCTCTGGAGTTCCAGGAATTACTGTTGACAAATCAGTAGAGTTCTCGTATGAAGAACTTTTCAATGCCACAGAGGGATTTAGCATGAGTAACAAAATCGGGCAAGGTGGTTTTGGCGCTGTCTATTATGCTGAGCTCAGGGGCGAG AAAGCTGCTATAAAGAAAATGGATATGCAGGCTTCTCATGAGTTCCTTGCTGAGTTAAAGGTTTTGACGCATGTTCATCATCTGAATCTG GTGCGATTGATTGGTTTTTGCACCGAAAGTTCCTTGTTTCTTGTATATGAGTTTATCGAGAATGGAAACTTAAGCCAGCATTTACGTGGAACTG GTTATGAGCCTCTGTCTTGGGCTGCCAGGGTTCAGATTGCACTAGATTCAGCAAGAGGTCTTGAGTACATTCATGAACATACTGTTCCAGTGTACATACATCGGGATATCAAATCAGCAAATATCTTGATAGACAAGAACTACCGTGCAAAG GTCGCAGATTTTGGTTTAACAAAACTTACACAAGTTGGTAATACATCACTACCCACACGTGGAATTGTAGGCACATTTGGTTACATGCCTCCTGA ATATGCTCGGTATGGTGATGTTTCTCCAAAGGTCGATGTTTATGCCTTTGGCGTTGTTCTCTATGAACTTATTTCGGCCAAAGATGCTATTGTCAGATCAACCGAGTCTTCTAGTGATTCAAAGGGATTGGTTTATCTG TTTGAGGAGGCTCTAAACACACCGGATCCTAAGGAAGGTCTTCAAAGACTGATTGATCCAGCGTTAGGCGAGGATTACCCCATGGACTCAATCCTCAAA ATGACAGTTCTCGCAAGGGCGTGCACGCAGGAAGACCCCAAGGCGAGGCCCACAATGAGATCCATAGTCGTGGCGCTGATGACACTCTCATCGACGAGCGAATTCTGGGATATGAACGCGATCCAGGAGAACCAAGGTCTGGTGAACCTAATGTCTGGGAGATGA
- the LOC8060584 gene encoding ubiquitin carboxyl-terminal hydrolase 2, with product MGKTPPKEEAEGSPRNKAPRVDDAAPTTGSVASAPSPTGKTPPKGEEAEGSPRKKAPRLDDAALALARGASKPNPTGKSPTKEEAEGSPPKRSRSPRSKSPRRQDKRPLAALPVPTVPESSELIVEGAGRCKCNHVMTDSAIEELSAIEELFPVFKSNDAWTCYGCWDEDKKGIVKVRPEKRDLLICVTCYDHLCCGVGSIAYPFGHSRAHALKKKHWFAVLYCDPERGYCFKCNAEVPKPVKFGAGDNKVGHQEIRDIVSPELLAPPASVGQTKAEVNPKKVKMTGKVQAESCPSVVGVDHANKLPRYESRSSDAQGYAIRGIPNRGNTCYMSAVLQCLFVLGKLRERMLALDRPKSRLAKVLKKLFLEASAAGDLLNPNEVLECVRKDCAPQFGVGAMEDSHDLLTALRELWNQGEENDSWQNDAPTVMDSIFGFVMARTLSCKKCGHLSPPVPYPFQDLSLGFPSNGHPTKSAALSQTNESPRSRNREIVVQLFPADVQRNLEKIQTVPASGYSDVIGSEVAVEETQKPLEVGEFMIAPALIKIMLDSADSTKVQRISQRKDVQSPLLIQEGKSVDSLTADSVSIQDLLLLFSEDHQVAWRCPNCTIDHEESSASQSKNGEQTVGSGNEDKTVVRDQIEQSDRTACHGKESECHGGILPAEKQTDLLGTVKQSEQARTAYLLKDSKNVETDDVGDSSMIYRFTMLPPVLTLHLKRSRHDTVGSKISGHVRFMEYLDVEQFMDPSFVDEGSTCYRLAGVVEHIGKDTLRSGHYIAYVRARRLGNQQEGSSCSSSWFRANDHCIGQVTLEQVLNSEAYILFYERVEDQDISGMPEVAEDIENCWEMIQSDEIVNCNTNLKDRCYELKLEDNSWSARLIHNKYNKYVVNIFENNRSNVERLQKGCKWLGQFGPLLDYILPIPVCTLAANASLRISKARKAAELMGQVFEKLQSVVPPTEHVTALVVSNEMEVRDAVERWNNSGRSKLYFMVLDYGLDNDQARAVKELLQELDAMELLFDLKFCDSD from the exons ATGGGGAAGACGCCTCCGAAGGAGGAGGCCGAGGGAAGCCCCCGGAATAAAGCTCCGCGGGTGGACGACGCGGCTCCGACTACGGGTTCTGTGGCGTCGGCACCGAGTCCGACGGGGAAGACGCCGCCGAAGGGGGAGGAGGCGGAGGGAAGTCCGCGGAAGAAAGCTCCGCGGCTGGACGACGCGGCTCTGGCTCTGGCTCGTGGGGCGTCGAAGCCGAACCCGACGGGGAAGTCGCCAACGAAGGAGGAGGCGGAGGGGAGCCCGCCGAAGAGATCTCGAAGCCCGCGGAGTAAATCTCCGCGGCGGCAGGACAAACGGCCATTGGCGGCTCTGCCTGTGCCTACGGTTCCTGAGTCATCAGAGCTGATCGTGGAAGGGGCGGGGCGGTGCAAGTGCAATCATGTCATGACTGACAGTGCTATTGAGGAATTGAGTGCTATCGAGGAATTGTTTCCAGTCTTCAAGTCCAATGACGCATGGACTTGCTATGGTTGTTGGGACGAAGACAAGAAGGGGATCGTGAAAGTCAGGCCCGAGAAGCGAGATCTCTTGATCTGCGTGACATGCTACGACCATCTCTGCTGCGGGGTTGGGTCAATTGCTTACCCGTTTGGGCACTCTCGAGCACACGCCCTGAAGAAGAAGCACTGGTTTGCTGTTCTGTACTGTGATCCAGAAAGAGGATACTGCTTCAAGTGTAACGCTGAGGTGCCAAAGCCGGTCAAATTCGGGGCAGGTGACAACAAGGTTGGTCATCAAGAGATCCGCGATATTGTCAGTCCAGAGTTACTAGCTCCCCCGGCATCTGTTG GTCAAACTAAGGCGGAGGTCAATCCAAAGAAGGTGAAAATGACAGGCAAAGTTCAGGCTGAAAGCTGTCCATCTGTGGTTGGTGTGGATCATGCAAACAAATTGCCTAGGTATGAGTCCAGATCATCTGATGCGCAAGGCTATGCTATCAGAGGGATACCAAATCGCGGAAACACATGCTACATGAGTGCAGTATTGCAGTGCCTATTTGTGCTTGGTAAGCTGCGAGAAAGGATGTTAGCATTGGATCGTCCAAAAAGTCGCCTTGCCAAGGTACTCAAGAAGCTTTTTCTGGAGGCAAGTGCTGCAGGAGACTTGCTGAACCCAAATGAAGTTTTGGAATGTGTACGCAAGGACTGTGCGCCGCAATTCGGAGTTGGGGCTATGGAAGACAGCCACGATTTGCTTACGGCCTTGCGCGAGCTTTGGAATCAAGGTGAGGAGAATGATAGCTGGCAAAATGATGCTCCTACAGTGATGGATTCCATTTTTGGGTTTGTGATGGCTCGGACGCTATCCTGCAAAAAATGTGGTCATTTGTCTCCTCCGGTTCCCTATCCTTTCCAGGACCTGTCATTGGGTTTCCCATCAAACGGGCATCCAACCAAAAGTGCTgcattatcacaaacaaatgagAGTCCCAGATCTCGAAACAGGGAGATTGTTGTTCAATTATTTCCAGCAGATGTGCAGAGAAACTTGGAAAAGATACAAACAGTTCCTGCAAGTGGTTATTCTGATGTTATTGGTTCAGAGGTGGCTGTGGAGGAAACACAGAAGCCTTTGGAAGTTGGTGAGTTTATGATTGCTCCTGCACTTATTAAAAT TATGCTTGATTCTGCAGATTCTACTAAAGTGCAACGTATCAGTCAAAGGAAGGATGTTCAGAGTCCTTTGCTGATTCAGGAGGGCAAGTCTGTTGATTCACTGACAGCAGATTCTGTATCGATTCAAGACTTGTTGTTGCTTTTTTCTGAAGATCATCAGGTAGCTTGGCGCTGTCCAAATTGTACCATAGATCATGAGGAGTCAAGTGCCAGTCAAAGTAAAAATGGTGAGCAGACGGTGGGAAGCGGCAATGAAGACAAAACAGTTGTTCGGGACCAGATTGAACAATCAGACAGGACAGCATGCCACGGTAAAGAATCTGAATGTCATGGAGGTATTCTTCCAGCTGAAAAACAGACTGACCTGTTGGGAACGGTGAAGCAATCAGAGCAGGCTCGTACAGCATACCTATTGAAAGACAGCAAAAATGTGGAGACAGATGATGTTGGAGATAGTAGTATGATTTATCGTTTTACCATGCTTCCACCTGTATTAACTCTTCACCTTAAGAGATCCCGCCATGacactgttgggagcaaaataaGTGGCCATGTGAGATTTATGGAGTACCTTGATGTAGAGCAGTTCATGGACCCCAG CTTTGTTGACGAAGGTAGCACCTGCTATCGTCTAGCTGGTGTTGTAGAGCACATTGGCAAGGATACCTTGAGGTCAGGACACTACATTGCCTACGTTAGAGCAAGAAGGCTTGGAAATCAGCAAGAGGGTAGCAGCTGCTCTTCCTCATGGTTTCGTGCAAACGACCATTGCATTGGACAAGTCACTCTTGAACAAGTTCTCAACAGTGAGGCCTATATTCTTTTCTATGAGAGGGTGGAAGACCAAGACATTTCTGGCATGCCAGAGGTGGCTGAGGATATTGAGAATTGTTGGGAAATGATACAATCTGATGAGATTGTGAACTGCAACACAAATTTAAAAG ACAGATGCTATGAACTAAAGTTAGAGGACAATTCATGGAGTGCTAGACTCATACACAACAAGTACAACAAGTATGTTGTGAATATATTTGAAAACAATAGGAGCAATGTTGAGAGGTTACAAAAAGGATGTAAATGGCTTGGGCAATTTGGTCCGTTGCTTGATTATATATTACCTATACCGGTGTGCACTCTCGCTGCCAATGCATCATTGCGTATTAGTAAGGCTAGAAAGGCAGCTGAACTTATGGGCCAAGTATTTGAGAAACTGCAATCTGTTGTACCTCCCACAGAACATGTGACAGCTCTTGTTGTGTCCAACGAAATGGAAGTAAGAGATGCAGTTGAAAGATGGAATAACTCCGGACGATCTAAGTTGTACTTCATGGTGTTAGATTATGGGCTGGACAATGATCAAGCCCGCGCAGTGAAGGAGCTATTGCAGGAACTAGATGCTATGGAGTTACTCTTTGACCTCAAGTTTTGTGATTCTGACTAG